The following coding sequences are from one Triticum aestivum cultivar Chinese Spring chromosome 5A, IWGSC CS RefSeq v2.1, whole genome shotgun sequence window:
- the LOC123106429 gene encoding uncharacterized protein, with protein sequence MAFPACVQCGTRENPCRCKFIGPTLGFVAFLVTGVIEWPVGAVVYLFRHRKGRRIMGHPSRVVYPRVSRAIPI encoded by the coding sequence ATGGCGTTCCCGGCGTGCGTGCAGTGCGGGACGAGGGAGAACCCGTGCCGGTGCAAGTTCATCGGGCCGACGCTGGGGTTCGTGGCCTTCCTTGTCACCGGCGTCATAGAGTGGCCGGTGGGCGCGGTGGTGTACCTGTTTCGCCACCGCAAGGGCCGCCGCATCATGGGACATCCCTCCAGGGTCGTCTACCCGCGCGTCTCCAGGGCCATCCCCATCTAA